The Sphingomonas sinipercae genome contains a region encoding:
- a CDS encoding regulatory protein RecX: protein MAQKRRMAADRPQKPRPPLDAGRLDELALRYVGRFATTRAKLHGYLQRKVRQRGWGGDGGPPLEAIVERLADLGYIDDAAFAMAKTRALSSRGYGKQRVQQSLHAAGVGDDDSVDAIALADSERVEAALRFARRRRLGPFAADAKAREERERAIAAMIRAGHSFALSRAIVAMEPGANVDLEALVEKR, encoded by the coding sequence GTGGCACAAAAACGGCGCATGGCCGCCGACCGTCCCCAAAAGCCGCGCCCGCCCCTCGACGCCGGACGGCTGGACGAACTCGCGCTGCGCTACGTCGGGCGGTTCGCGACGACCCGCGCGAAATTGCATGGCTATTTGCAGCGCAAGGTCCGGCAGCGCGGCTGGGGCGGCGACGGCGGCCCGCCGCTGGAAGCGATCGTGGAGCGGCTCGCGGACCTTGGCTATATCGACGACGCGGCCTTCGCGATGGCCAAGACCAGGGCGTTGAGCAGCCGAGGCTATGGCAAGCAGAGGGTGCAGCAAAGCCTGCACGCGGCCGGTGTCGGCGACGACGATTCGGTCGACGCGATCGCCCTTGCCGACAGCGAACGGGTCGAGGCCGCGCTGCGCTTCGCCCGCCGCCGCCGGCTTGGCCCCTTCGCCGCCGACGCAAAGGCGCGCGAGGAGCGGGAACGGGCAATCGCGGCGATGATCCGGGCCGGGCATTCGTTCGCGCTGTCGCGGGCCATCGTCGCCATGGAGCCGGGCGCAAACGTCGATCTCGAAGCGCTCGTCGAAAAGCGGTAG
- a CDS encoding fatty acyl-AMP ligase, with the protein MDSQPRRIADFETLGQALDYAAQGRRGLNFHDARGTLIRAYPYAELRDDALLAARRFVGLGLEPGDRVALVAETGAEFAAAFFGAIYAGLWPVPLPLPTSFGGREAYVEQLKVMLGSSDPQLFLFPEELAPYAGDAAAQLGIAARSWETLDQLEPSDAPLPVSGPDDIGYLQYSSGSTRFPHGVAVTHRGLLDNLRAHGIGLKLEPADRVVSWLPWYHDMGLVGCLLSPVANQMSVDYLKTEDFARRPLAWLDLITRNPGHTLSYSPTFGYDICARRTSSLTRASERFDLSRWRIAGNGADMIRPDVMQAFVDTFAEAGFEASSFCPSYGLAEATLAVSLMPPGEGIRMELVEESELSGGEDSGPGRPKRYRAIVNCGKPVEGMDVEVRGPGGELLGDRSIGKIHVRGQSIMVGYFRDEESTSACLSADGWLDTGDMGYLSSGYIYIVGRAKDMIIINGRNYWPQDIEWAVEQLPGFKSGDIAAFAITGPSGEETPAVLVHCRISDPQERGRLRDDIRQRVHAITGISPVVELVPPRTLPRTSSGKLSRTKARSLYLSGEIQPYDIAA; encoded by the coding sequence GTGGATTCGCAGCCGCGGCGCATCGCTGACTTTGAAACCTTGGGGCAAGCGCTTGATTACGCCGCGCAAGGTCGCCGCGGCCTCAATTTCCACGACGCGCGCGGGACCTTGATCCGCGCTTATCCCTATGCCGAGCTGCGCGACGATGCCTTGCTCGCGGCCCGCCGCTTTGTCGGTCTTGGGCTCGAGCCCGGCGACCGCGTCGCGCTGGTTGCCGAAACCGGCGCCGAATTCGCAGCAGCCTTCTTTGGCGCGATCTACGCCGGCCTGTGGCCGGTGCCGCTGCCCTTGCCGACCAGCTTCGGCGGCCGTGAGGCTTACGTCGAACAGCTCAAGGTGATGCTTGGCAGCAGCGACCCGCAGCTGTTCCTCTTCCCCGAAGAGCTTGCACCCTACGCCGGCGACGCCGCCGCGCAGCTCGGCATCGCCGCGCGCAGCTGGGAAACGCTCGACCAGCTGGAACCCAGCGACGCCCCGCTTCCCGTCTCCGGGCCGGACGACATCGGCTACCTGCAATATTCCAGCGGCTCGACCCGCTTCCCGCACGGCGTCGCCGTCACCCATCGCGGCCTGCTCGACAACCTGCGCGCGCACGGCATCGGCCTGAAGCTGGAGCCCGCCGACCGGGTCGTCTCCTGGCTGCCCTGGTATCACGACATGGGCCTGGTCGGCTGCCTGCTGTCGCCGGTCGCAAACCAGATGTCGGTCGATTATCTGAAGACCGAGGATTTCGCCCGCCGGCCGCTCGCCTGGCTCGACCTCATCACCCGCAACCCGGGCCACACGCTCAGTTATTCGCCGACCTTCGGCTATGACATTTGCGCGCGGCGCACCTCGTCGCTGACGCGCGCGTCGGAACGCTTCGACCTGTCGCGCTGGCGGATCGCCGGCAACGGCGCCGACATGATCCGCCCCGACGTGATGCAGGCGTTCGTCGATACGTTTGCCGAGGCCGGCTTCGAAGCTTCCAGCTTCTGCCCCAGCTATGGCCTTGCCGAAGCCACGCTCGCCGTATCGCTGATGCCGCCGGGCGAGGGCATCCGCATGGAGCTGGTCGAGGAATCGGAGCTTTCGGGCGGCGAGGACAGCGGCCCCGGCCGGCCCAAGCGCTACCGCGCCATCGTCAATTGCGGCAAGCCGGTCGAAGGCATGGACGTCGAAGTCCGCGGCCCTGGCGGCGAGCTGCTCGGCGACCGCTCGATCGGCAAGATCCACGTCCGCGGCCAATCGATCATGGTCGGCTATTTCCGCGACGAGGAATCGACCAGCGCCTGCCTGTCCGCCGACGGTTGGCTCGACACCGGCGACATGGGCTATTTGTCGTCCGGCTACATCTACATCGTCGGCCGCGCCAAGGACATGATCATCATCAACGGCCGCAATTACTGGCCGCAGGATATCGAATGGGCGGTCGAGCAATTGCCCGGCTTCAAGTCCGGCGACATCGCCGCTTTCGCAATCACCGGACCGTCGGGCGAGGAAACGCCGGCCGTGCTGGTCCACTGCCGCATTTCCGATCCCCAGGAGCGCGGCCGCCTGCGCGACGACATCCGCCAGCGGGTGCACGCCATCACCGGCATTAGCCCGGTGGTCGAGCTGGTCCCGCCGCGCACCCTGCCCCGCACCAGCTCGGGCAAGCTGTCGCGGACCAAGGCCCGCTCGCTCTATCTGTCCGGCGAGATCCAGCCCTACGACATCGCGGCTTGA
- a CDS encoding two pore domain potassium channel family protein, translated as MEQEIVPMHLWTQLAVSAGFVLLMVLIHGLGLLGIGKIPTFEEKRLERHKMDFSALLMLASTGVLLFLLHFIEIFVFAVFYVVMETGVPTFADALYFSASAYATLGATEHVPERWRLIGAFEAVIGFVLIGWSTAFVARMMDKLQA; from the coding sequence ATGGAACAAGAAATCGTCCCGATGCACCTGTGGACCCAGCTTGCGGTTTCCGCCGGCTTCGTCCTTCTCATGGTACTGATCCACGGCCTGGGGCTGCTGGGGATCGGCAAGATCCCGACGTTCGAGGAAAAGCGGCTCGAGCGGCACAAGATGGATTTCAGCGCACTGCTGATGCTCGCCTCGACCGGCGTCCTCCTGTTCCTGCTCCATTTCATCGAAATCTTCGTCTTCGCCGTATTTTACGTGGTCATGGAAACCGGCGTCCCGACCTTCGCCGACGCGCTCTATTTCTCGGCCAGCGCCTATGCGACGCTCGGCGCGACCGAACATGTGCCCGAACGCTGGCGGCTGATCGGCGCGTTCGAAGCGGTAATCGGCTTCGTCCTCATCGGCTGGTCCACCGCCTTCGTCGCCAGGATGATGGACAAGCTGCAAGCCTGA
- the secE gene encoding preprotein translocase subunit SecE produces MAKVSPGEFVRQVRVEGIQKVHWPTMQETRRTAIMVLFMTLLLAGFFLLTDSTFSAIVQFLLKQLG; encoded by the coding sequence GTGGCAAAGGTCTCTCCAGGCGAATTCGTTCGGCAGGTCCGGGTCGAGGGCATCCAGAAGGTCCATTGGCCGACGATGCAGGAAACCCGGCGCACGGCGATCATGGTGCTGTTCATGACGCTTCTGCTCGCCGGCTTCTTCCTCCTCACCGACAGCACGTTCAGCGCGATCGTGCAGTTCCTGCTCAAGCAGCTCGGCTAA